CACAAAATACCCTCGGGTACACAGAGGCAGATGTGCATTTCCGAAACGGCATAGAGCTGTTTGAAAAATCTAATTATTCCGCAGCCAGGCAGGAGTTTAGGTATTATTTAGAAAAACGCCCTGCGTTGCTCAATACCAACGATTATACGGCCGTCACGGCAGAATATTATACGACACTCTGTGCGTTGTATGCGGATGCCCCCGAGGCGGAACTGGCTGTAGATCGTTTTGTGCGCAATCACCCGGAGCACCCCAAAGCCGCCGTAATTTACAGCGATTTAGGCAAGTATTATTTTGATCGGGGCGATTACGCCAATGCCGTTACTTATCTGACAAAGGCGTTGGAACGAAGTGCCAATTACTACGCTGCCGCTGAAACCCGTTATAAGCTGGGTTTATCGTATTACAGTTTAAAACAATACAATTCAGCACTGAAATACTTTGCAGAAGTTCAGCGTGATCCAACGAGTGATTATTTTGCGCCTTCTGCCTATTACGCCGGCGTGATCCAATACCAAAACGGGAAGTATATGGATGCTTTTCGAAGTTTCAGAAGCATTGAAACCAATCCGCAGTATAAGGCTGATATTCCCAATTGGATCGTGGCGTCACTTTACCAAGCGGAGCGTTATGATGAGCTTATTGCCTATGCAGAGCCGTTGCTTCGCCGTCAGCAGGGGGGAGGTGTTAAACTGAACGATGTGGCACTGTATACCGCAGAGGTCTATTATGGCAAAGGGAATTACACGGAAGCAGCTAAAAATTATGCGCTGTATACACAATTGAAAAGCCGTGAAACTGCCGCTCCCGCACCGATTCAGTTTCGGTACGGACATTCCCTGTTCAGAACCGGGAATTATACGGGAGCCATAGACCAGTTGAAAAGCGTTTCTGCCCGCAAAGATACAACGGGTCAGTTTGCTTCGTATGTCATCGGAATCAGTCACCTGCAAAACAAAAATCCACAGGCCGCTCTCACGGCCCTGGACAATGCTTCCAAATTGACCTTCAATAAAAATATTCAGGAGGAAGCCTCCTTCAATCACGCTAAAGTGCAGTTAGAACTCAATAATCATTCGGCGGCTTTTACCGAATTACAGGAGTTTATTAAAAAATTTCCCGGCAGTACGTTCGAAGACGAAGCAACCAAGCTGTCTATTTTGTCATTGACCAAATCCAACAACAGTGCCGCTGCAGTGGCCTATATCGAAAAATTGAAGAAACTGGATGATGCCACTAAAGCGGCCTATCAACGGCAAACCATGAATTTGGGTATTGGCGATTTTAACGCTGAACGATATGCGCAAGCCATCGTAAACTTTGATAAATCGCTGAAATATCCTTTTGACAGGGAAATAGAACAGGCCGCGTATTTTCAAAAAGGGGAGGCTTTTTCGGCCATGAATCGCTACGGTGAGGCCATTCCCATCTATCAACAGTTGGTGCGCAGCAGTCCGGGCTCTTCTTATGGTATTCGCAGTCTGTATTCATTAGGATACGCCTATTATAATACCAAAGATTACAAGTCAGCTCTGAACAATTTTCAGCAATACGTCACCAAAGGGAAAAACATTGGAGAGCCCCAAACTATTGAAGATGCTACCATTCGTATTGCCGATTCGTACCTGACGGACAAAAATTACGCGCAGGCCATGGCTATGTATGATAAAGCTCTCAGTGAAGGTCGTTTAGACCGCGATTATGCGTTGTATCAGAAAGGGTTGATTCTTACCTATCAGGAAAAAGATGTGGAAGCCAAAGCCCAATTTGACAAGGTGATCGCTCAATTCCCTACGTCACGTTACGCCGACGATGCGCTCTTTCAATCCGCCAACATCGACTTGGAACGAGCCAATTATCAGGCCGCCATTCGTGCCTATACTCGGTTGATCAAAGACAAACCTCGCAGTTATCTGGTCCCTCCGGCGTTATTGAAGCGGGCTTTGGCCTATAATAACATTCAGGTGTACGAAGAAGCCGTACGTGATTACAAACGGATTTTGAGTGAGTATTCGGATGCCCCTGCCGCCAAAGAAGCTTTATTGGGCCTTCAGGCTACCCTCGAAAATGCCGGACGAACAGAAGAAATGTCGGATGTATTGTCGGAATATAAACGGAAAAACCCGCAAAGTTCGCAAACCGAAAAATTGGAATTTGAAACCGCCAAGGGGTTGTATGCGGATGCGAAATATCCGCAGGCACTCAAAGCATTGCAAAGTTTTATCCGCGACTATCCTAACAGCGCTTCCGCCACGGAAGCTCGCTATTTGGCCGGGGAAAGTTTTTATCGCTCCAATGATTATTCCAATGCGATTAAATTATTTAATATCGTGATTGGGGAAGCCAACCTGAAATTCAGTCCTAAAGCAGCTCTAAGAGCCGGAGATATTGAAAATCAACAGGGGAATTACCCGAATGCGGTGCGTAATTATTATATCATGTATGCCCAATCAGACAGCAAGGCTGACCGGGTAACGGGATTGATGCGGTTGATGGACACCTATTTCGTGATGAAAAAATACGATTCTACGCTGTATTTTGCCCGTGAAGTGTCCAATGCCGGCGACGTGATTCCGGGCTCTACGAAAAAAGCCCAGATGCAGACCGCCAAAGTGTACATCGAAAAAGGAGATTACAAAACCGCTGATGCTGAATTGAAGAAAATTTTGGCTGTATCGAAAGATGAATTCGGTGCCGAGGCTAAGTACTGGGCGTCAGAAGCGCTGTTCCGTCAGGAAAAGTTTAGGGAAGCACAGGCTTCGATCATGGAATTGAACAGGCAGTTCGCCGATTATGAAAAGTGGCGGGTTCGGGCCTTTATCTTATTGGCCGATGTTTATGTTGGGTTAAAAGATCCTGATCAGGCCAGAGCAACGCTTCAGTCGGTGATAGAAAACACGGACGATAAAGACGCGCTGGAATTGGCAAAAACTAAACTGTCGGCGCTTAAATAAGCCTCACAGCTCATACATTAAACGGATAATCAACCCCATTGAAACGTTCAAACGATGAAAAAAATACTCGTATCTCTCTTCTTGATTCAGTTTATATTTTATTCTCAAAACGCTCTGGCCCAAAAGCCAACGGGAGAGATTGACAGCCAAACGTTTGAAGTCGAAAAAAAGAAAAAGATCGAACTTCCTCCCGCCAACCGGCTGTATAATAAGTTGCAGCCTTTTATCAATGACGACGACGACCGGAAGCTGAATTATGAATTCAGAGCTCCCAAATTAACCTTAGGAGCTCCTAAAATGACTCCCAACGTGCTTCCGGTCAACGGAAATGAAAAAATAGAAGACGACGGCAACCTGCAAAATTATGTAAAGTTGGGGGGAGGGAACTACGGCAAGATTTACGGTGAGGGATTTATGGGCGGTCAGACTGAGAATTTGGGGTACGATATTCATTTTAAACATCTGTCTAATCAAACGGGACCCGTTGACGGAAAAAACTCGGCTAACAGTGAAAACAGGTTAAAAGTCAACGGTCAGTACCTGGCCGGAACGTTTAAATTGGGAGGTACACTGTTTTACGACCGGGACAATTATTACTTCTATGCCAATCGCAGTCAACCCAATGCCGAAGTCCTCAAAGGGAATATTCGCCAAACCCTAAATACCGTAGGGCTTCAGGTAGGCTTTGAAAATACGGACAATAATAAATTTATTGATTACGCCCTTAAAACGTCTTTGTATCGTCTGAGTGATCGCTATAGTGCGAGCGAAACGGACTGGGGAACGAATTTTTCGGGTTCGATTCCCATCACAAAAAATATTTTTGCTTTATTAAACGCCGATGCATTTGTATCGCAGCGCGTGGATGCCGAGACCTTTAAACGTAATTTGTTCAGCATTAAGCCGGCTTTCAAATTTGCCTATAATGCCTTGACTGTGACGGCCGCCTTCAAAGCCGTTAATGAAATCGACGACCGCCTGAAGATCAACCGTACAGTTGGATTCCCGCAATTGGAAGTAGATGCCGTCCCTTTCAGCGGAGTACATCTTTTTGCGGGATATGGGGGAGATATGACCCGTAATACCCTGCGCTCATTGTTAGGTGAAAACCGTTGGCTGGGTCCTAATGTTACTGTTGCAAACACGGAAAGAAGTCGTGATATCTACGGCGGATTAAAAGGCGAAGCCGGTCCATCCTTTCAGTTTGAAGGGAAAGTGTCGTATGCATTGTTTAAGAATTTTTACGGATTTAATAACGATTGGCTGGATACTACCAAATTTGCCGTGGTATACGACGCCGACTACATCAATGTCTTAACGGTTTCGGCTCAGGTAGGGTACCAATACAAAAACATCCTTCGGTCTACCCTGCGCGGAGATTTTTATGATTACAGTATCAAACGGTTGGAACAGCCCTGGGGACGTCCGACCACAACAGTTACGTGGAACAACTCCTTCGTTTTCAGTAAAAAAATGTTTGCTACCATTGATGCCTATTACCTCGGAGGGATGAAAAACAGAAATTTCTTAACGGGAAAGACCGTTAATCTGAAGTCCATTATCGACTTGAATTTGAAAGTGGACTACCTGCTGACCCGTAACTTTTCCATTTTTGCTTCCGTTAACAACTTATTGGGTAAAAGCTACGAACGCTATCTCTATTATCCTCAGCAGGGGCTTAACTTTCTGGCCGGATTATCACTGCAATTCTAAGCTGAAAAAAGTTTATAACAAAGCAAACTTGTCATAGGGTTCTATCAGAAGCATTTAGCCTTTCAGAGGTTATCTTTTAAAAAGCAATAGTCCGATGACTATTGCTTTTTTTTTTGTGAATGTGTACCTTAGTACCCGATTCCCCTATAAACTGTTTGATGAAAGATATGATATCGGTATTAGATTATACCCGGAAATTACTTTTCGAACACGACTGTGTTGTTCTGCCTGATTTAGGTGGGTTCTTAGTGTATTTCAGCCATGCCTTTTACAGTGAGCAAAATGCGCTATACCACGCCCCCCAAAAACGGGTAGCTTTTAATGAGGCCCTGAAATTGGATGACGGACTTCTGGCACACTACCTGACAATCAATGAGCAAATTTCTCGCGAGGAGGCACAGAAACGAATCCGTCAATTCGTAGAAGATATCAAACAATCCATTCAGGAAAAGGGAAGTTTTCTTCTGGAAGGTATTGGGAGTCTGTCCGTCAATGAAGAAGCAAAACTTCAGTTTGAGCCTTTACCTTTTGTGAATTTTTATGCAGAAAGTTATGGCTTAAAATCCATTCACGTCGCCAGGGTAGAGCCTGTCATGGAAATTGAGGAAACGGAGAAGGCTTACGACTGGACTCGGTCCGATCGTACTGCCAATGAGTTAACCTATGAACTTCCCCGTCGACGCCGTTCACGCGTGGGTATATATGTAGGAGGACTTTTGATTGTCGGCTGTGCGTTAGTGGCCGGTATTACACAACTTCCTTCCGAAAGTCTTAAGTCCAGT
Above is a window of Runella slithyformis DSM 19594 DNA encoding:
- a CDS encoding tetratricopeptide repeat protein; this encodes MLLRRIVLPLSICFLLFIRVYAQNTLGYTEADVHFRNGIELFEKSNYSAARQEFRYYLEKRPALLNTNDYTAVTAEYYTTLCALYADAPEAELAVDRFVRNHPEHPKAAVIYSDLGKYYFDRGDYANAVTYLTKALERSANYYAAAETRYKLGLSYYSLKQYNSALKYFAEVQRDPTSDYFAPSAYYAGVIQYQNGKYMDAFRSFRSIETNPQYKADIPNWIVASLYQAERYDELIAYAEPLLRRQQGGGVKLNDVALYTAEVYYGKGNYTEAAKNYALYTQLKSRETAAPAPIQFRYGHSLFRTGNYTGAIDQLKSVSARKDTTGQFASYVIGISHLQNKNPQAALTALDNASKLTFNKNIQEEASFNHAKVQLELNNHSAAFTELQEFIKKFPGSTFEDEATKLSILSLTKSNNSAAAVAYIEKLKKLDDATKAAYQRQTMNLGIGDFNAERYAQAIVNFDKSLKYPFDREIEQAAYFQKGEAFSAMNRYGEAIPIYQQLVRSSPGSSYGIRSLYSLGYAYYNTKDYKSALNNFQQYVTKGKNIGEPQTIEDATIRIADSYLTDKNYAQAMAMYDKALSEGRLDRDYALYQKGLILTYQEKDVEAKAQFDKVIAQFPTSRYADDALFQSANIDLERANYQAAIRAYTRLIKDKPRSYLVPPALLKRALAYNNIQVYEEAVRDYKRILSEYSDAPAAKEALLGLQATLENAGRTEEMSDVLSEYKRKNPQSSQTEKLEFETAKGLYADAKYPQALKALQSFIRDYPNSASATEARYLAGESFYRSNDYSNAIKLFNIVIGEANLKFSPKAALRAGDIENQQGNYPNAVRNYYIMYAQSDSKADRVTGLMRLMDTYFVMKKYDSTLYFAREVSNAGDVIPGSTKKAQMQTAKVYIEKGDYKTADAELKKILAVSKDEFGAEAKYWASEALFRQEKFREAQASIMELNRQFADYEKWRVRAFILLADVYVGLKDPDQARATLQSVIENTDDKDALELAKTKLSALK
- a CDS encoding TonB-dependent receptor, whose product is MKKILVSLFLIQFIFYSQNALAQKPTGEIDSQTFEVEKKKKIELPPANRLYNKLQPFINDDDDRKLNYEFRAPKLTLGAPKMTPNVLPVNGNEKIEDDGNLQNYVKLGGGNYGKIYGEGFMGGQTENLGYDIHFKHLSNQTGPVDGKNSANSENRLKVNGQYLAGTFKLGGTLFYDRDNYYFYANRSQPNAEVLKGNIRQTLNTVGLQVGFENTDNNKFIDYALKTSLYRLSDRYSASETDWGTNFSGSIPITKNIFALLNADAFVSQRVDAETFKRNLFSIKPAFKFAYNALTVTAAFKAVNEIDDRLKINRTVGFPQLEVDAVPFSGVHLFAGYGGDMTRNTLRSLLGENRWLGPNVTVANTERSRDIYGGLKGEAGPSFQFEGKVSYALFKNFYGFNNDWLDTTKFAVVYDADYINVLTVSAQVGYQYKNILRSTLRGDFYDYSIKRLEQPWGRPTTTVTWNNSFVFSKKMFATIDAYYLGGMKNRNFLTGKTVNLKSIIDLNLKVDYLLTRNFSIFASVNNLLGKSYERYLYYPQQGLNFLAGLSLQF
- a CDS encoding HU domain-containing protein, which codes for MKDMISVLDYTRKLLFEHDCVVLPDLGGFLVYFSHAFYSEQNALYHAPQKRVAFNEALKLDDGLLAHYLTINEQISREEAQKRIRQFVEDIKQSIQEKGSFLLEGIGSLSVNEEAKLQFEPLPFVNFYAESYGLKSIHVARVEPVMEIEETEKAYDWTRSDRTANELTYELPRRRRSRVGIYVGGLLIVGCALVAGITQLPSESLKSSLNPFELFSTVRAWVLPDIKSNTVNIQPKAPVQAVALRVENETVKVTPTAPETPAVVEVVKAPVSEPKQTVSENPSLETAKISYKSDAKMDFLVIAGGFSNVDNARKLERKLQRNGYENAHILNPEPADGKLIIVAAIGCDNSKKAKSQLARVSFLSGANAYVLRQ